A single window of Mycobacterium sp. ITM-2016-00318 DNA harbors:
- a CDS encoding DUF2304 domain-containing protein produces MNWIQALLILSIVALLMFLLRSRTSARTKAWVKVGGVLFVVAAIYAILRPDDTTVVANWVGVDRGADLIGYVLIIAFVFTTLSTYMRFKDLELRHARLARAVALQGAREPDDAR; encoded by the coding sequence GTGAACTGGATTCAGGCGCTGCTGATCCTGTCGATCGTCGCGCTGTTGATGTTTCTGTTGCGGTCGCGTACGAGTGCGCGCACCAAGGCGTGGGTGAAAGTCGGCGGCGTGTTGTTCGTCGTCGCGGCGATCTATGCGATTCTGCGGCCGGACGACACGACCGTCGTCGCGAATTGGGTTGGGGTGGACCGCGGTGCCGACCTGATCGGCTACGTGTTGATCATCGCGTTCGTGTTCACCACCTTGAGCACGTATATGCGGTTCAAGGACTTGGAGTTGCGCCACGCGCGGCTGGCTCGAGCCGTTGCGCTGCAGGGCGCGCGGGAGCCCGACGACGCTCGTTGA
- a CDS encoding glycosyltransferase family 2 protein produces MRYQDVWIVVPAYNEASVIGDVISDIRTVFGNVVCVDDGSKDSTGDLALRAGAHVVSHPVNLGQGAAIQTGVEYARSRPGAQVFATFDADGQHRLKDVVAMIDRLSADDVDMVVGTRFASPTVSKPPLLKRIILRTAAVLSPSSRELKLTDAHNGLRVFNKNVADELNITMNGMSHASEIIALAVENGWRVAEEPVEILYTDYSKSKGQPLLNGVNIVFDGLLRGRLSR; encoded by the coding sequence ATGCGCTACCAGGATGTTTGGATCGTCGTACCCGCCTATAACGAGGCGAGCGTCATCGGCGACGTCATCAGCGATATCCGGACCGTTTTCGGCAATGTCGTCTGTGTGGATGACGGCAGCAAGGACTCGACGGGAGATCTCGCGCTGCGCGCGGGTGCACACGTGGTGTCGCATCCGGTGAATCTCGGCCAGGGGGCGGCGATTCAGACCGGCGTCGAATACGCGCGCAGCAGGCCGGGCGCGCAGGTGTTCGCGACGTTCGATGCCGACGGGCAGCACCGGTTGAAGGACGTCGTCGCGATGATCGACCGACTGTCCGCCGATGACGTCGACATGGTGGTCGGCACGCGGTTCGCCTCGCCTACTGTGAGCAAGCCGCCGCTGCTGAAGCGGATCATCCTGCGTACCGCGGCGGTGTTGAGCCCGAGCAGCCGGGAATTGAAGCTGACCGACGCGCACAACGGGTTGCGCGTCTTCAACAAGAATGTCGCCGACGAGCTGAACATCACGATGAACGGGATGAGTCACGCGAGTGAGATCATCGCGCTGGCCGTCGAAAACGGTTGGCGGGTGGCCGAAGAGCCGGTCGAGATTCTGTACACCGATTATTCGAAGTCCAAGGGCCAGCCGTTGCTCAACGGAGTGAACATCGTGTTCGACGGCCTGCTGCGAGGGAGGTTATCCCGGTGA
- a CDS encoding GDP-mannose 4,6-dehydratase, translating to MRTLVTGAAGFIGSTLVDRLLADGHTVFGLDDLSSGNAVNIGEADRSSDFEFVKADIVEADLIGLLADIRPEVIFHLAAQISVSQSVQNPSFDASVNVVGTVRLAEAARRAEVRKIVHTSSGGSVYGTPPSYPTNEDAPVNPASPYAASKVAGEVYLNMYRNLYGLECSHIAPANVYGPRQDPHGEAGVVAIFSRALLAGKPTKIFGDGTDTRDYVFVDDVVDAFVRASGEQGGGQRFNVGTGVETSTRQLHSAIAMAAGKPDEPEMHPPRLGDLRRSCLDVSRAEEVLGWSPKVKLDDGIAKTVEFFRDEQNAH from the coding sequence GTGCGCACACTGGTCACGGGGGCAGCCGGATTCATCGGATCTACGCTGGTCGATCGCCTGCTCGCCGACGGTCACACCGTCTTCGGTCTCGACGATCTGAGTTCGGGCAACGCCGTCAATATCGGTGAGGCCGACCGGTCCTCAGACTTCGAGTTCGTCAAGGCCGACATTGTTGAAGCCGACCTCATCGGACTACTCGCCGACATCCGGCCCGAGGTGATCTTCCACCTCGCCGCGCAGATCTCCGTCAGCCAGTCGGTGCAAAACCCATCGTTCGATGCGTCGGTGAATGTCGTCGGCACCGTGCGTCTCGCCGAAGCTGCTCGCCGGGCCGAGGTCCGGAAGATCGTTCACACCTCATCGGGCGGATCCGTGTACGGCACTCCGCCGAGCTATCCGACGAACGAGGATGCCCCGGTCAATCCCGCCTCGCCGTACGCCGCGAGCAAGGTGGCCGGCGAGGTCTACCTCAACATGTACCGCAACCTGTACGGACTCGAGTGCTCACACATCGCACCCGCGAATGTGTATGGCCCCCGCCAGGATCCGCACGGTGAAGCCGGTGTGGTCGCCATCTTCTCCCGTGCGCTTCTGGCCGGAAAGCCGACGAAGATCTTCGGCGACGGCACCGATACCCGCGATTACGTTTTCGTCGATGACGTCGTCGACGCGTTTGTGCGAGCCTCGGGTGAACAGGGCGGCGGCCAACGCTTCAACGTCGGCACAGGCGTGGAAACCTCTACTCGCCAGCTACATTCAGCGATCGCAATGGCCGCCGGAAAGCCCGACGAGCCGGAAATGCACCCACCGAGGCTCGGCGACTTGCGACGTTCTTGCCTCGACGTCAGCCGCGCCGAAGAAGTGCTGGGCTGGTCGCCGAAGGTCAAACTCGACGACGGCATCGCCAAGACCGTCGAGTTCTTCCGCGACGAGCAGAACGCGCATTGA
- a CDS encoding Pls/PosA family non-ribosomal peptide synthetase → MPEIPEQYLVSPYAPQPRTLVDILYDTASRHPDAPAIDDGSVQLTYSELITDIEDSVAWLAARGIGRGDRLGIRMPSGSYAPYVAILATLATGAAYVPVDADDPDERAALVFGEAGVVGVITDQGLIRGAGDSRGWRAASPLGRDDAWIIFTSGSTGTPKGVAVTHRSAAAFVDAEAQMFLQDNPIGPGDRVLAGLSVAFDASCEEMWLAWRNGACLVPAPRSLVRSGMDLGPWLVSKDITVVSTVPTLAALWPAEALEAVRLLIFGGEACPPDLAERLAVEGREVWNTYGPTEATVVACASRLDGIGPVSIGLPLPGWDLAVVEKDGLPVALGDTGELVIGGVGLARYLDPEKDAEKYAPMPALDWNRAYRSGDLVRLEPDGLMFVGRADDQVKVGGRRIELGEVDSALVNLPGVSGGAAAVRKSASGTPLLVGYIASADPSFDLAAARTALAKSLPASLVPRLVLVDELPTRTSGKVDRDALPWPPPGQPEDEAPELGGTLGWLAGLWRDVLAAPVDGPEADFFALGGGSLSAAQLVAALRRRYPHVTVADLYDHPRLGSLAGFLDELVAPPQVQNRPVQPVPLLSQAFQVVMSLPLATLTGLQWVVWLALINNIAATVSDASWLVPVDWWWVVGGFALFVTPLGRMGIAVLCARMLIGFLKPGTYRRGGSVHMRVWLAERLADASGAENLAGAPWIVYYARALGNRVGKGVDLHSAPPVTGMLALGHRSSIEPEVDLTGHWIDGDHFHIGTITIGSDATIGARTTLFPGATVGKNADVAAGSGVVGRVKKGQYWKGSPAVKSGKARHPWPQERPPRAPVWVVVYGITSMLLGALPLAALACGLAVVGWAIRDSASLTDAIVPAMIWTPLATLAALVVYAALTVVGVRLLSLGLREGYHPVRSRVGWQIWAIERLMDAARHYLFAVYASLLTPTWLRLLGAKVGRGTEISTALLTPKFTVIEDSAFLADDTMVASYELGGGWIHVAKATIGKRAFLGNSGIAQPGRKVPDDGLVAVLSAAPHKSKAGSSWLGSPPIRLRRKPTAADALRTFHPPPRLMIMRGFVETCRLVPVIVTFAIGVSVLFALQFLLVRFGHLWAAVGSGVVLLVAGAIAGTIAVIAKWLLVGRIGAVEHPLWSAFVWRNEVSDTFVETVAAPWFARAATGTPVMNLWLRALGAKVGRGVWCESYWLPEADLVTLEEGATVNRGCVVQTHLFHDRVMRMDTVVLEAGSTLGPHCVALPAARLGAGATVGPASLVMRGDEVPPSTRWQGNPIAPWNVFRKKRDDSADRAEETAA, encoded by the coding sequence ATGCCGGAAATACCTGAGCAGTACCTGGTGTCGCCCTATGCACCGCAGCCGCGCACGCTTGTCGACATCCTCTACGACACCGCGTCGCGTCACCCCGATGCGCCCGCGATCGACGACGGTTCGGTGCAGCTGACCTACAGCGAGCTGATCACCGATATCGAGGACAGCGTCGCCTGGCTCGCGGCCCGCGGGATCGGGCGCGGCGACCGCCTCGGCATCCGCATGCCGTCGGGCAGTTACGCGCCCTACGTCGCGATCCTCGCGACGCTCGCCACCGGTGCCGCCTATGTGCCGGTGGACGCCGACGATCCCGACGAGCGGGCCGCGCTGGTGTTCGGCGAGGCGGGCGTCGTCGGCGTCATCACCGACCAGGGCCTCATCCGAGGTGCGGGTGACTCCCGCGGGTGGCGTGCCGCGTCGCCGTTGGGTCGCGACGATGCGTGGATCATCTTTACGTCTGGCTCGACCGGTACCCCCAAGGGGGTTGCCGTCACACACCGGAGCGCCGCCGCGTTCGTCGACGCCGAGGCGCAGATGTTTCTGCAGGACAACCCAATCGGGCCTGGTGACCGGGTGCTCGCCGGACTGTCTGTCGCGTTCGACGCGTCCTGCGAGGAGATGTGGCTGGCCTGGCGCAACGGCGCATGCCTGGTGCCGGCGCCCCGATCGCTGGTGCGCAGCGGGATGGATCTCGGGCCGTGGCTGGTGTCGAAGGACATCACGGTCGTGTCGACGGTGCCGACGCTGGCCGCGCTGTGGCCGGCCGAAGCGCTGGAGGCGGTGCGGCTCCTCATCTTCGGCGGCGAGGCGTGCCCGCCGGACCTTGCCGAGCGGTTGGCCGTCGAGGGCCGCGAGGTGTGGAACACCTACGGTCCCACCGAGGCCACCGTCGTCGCCTGCGCGTCCCGGCTCGACGGCATCGGACCGGTCAGCATCGGGCTGCCGCTGCCGGGCTGGGACCTGGCCGTCGTCGAAAAGGACGGATTGCCGGTTGCGTTGGGAGACACAGGCGAGCTGGTGATCGGCGGAGTGGGCCTGGCCCGCTACCTCGACCCCGAGAAAGACGCCGAGAAATACGCGCCGATGCCGGCGCTGGACTGGAACCGCGCCTACCGCAGCGGCGACCTGGTGCGGTTGGAGCCCGACGGCTTGATGTTCGTGGGCCGCGCCGACGATCAGGTCAAGGTTGGCGGACGCCGCATCGAACTCGGCGAGGTCGACTCCGCGCTGGTGAATCTGCCCGGTGTGAGCGGCGGGGCCGCCGCGGTGCGCAAGAGCGCCAGCGGAACTCCCCTGCTGGTCGGCTACATCGCCAGCGCGGACCCGTCCTTCGACCTCGCCGCCGCGCGCACGGCATTGGCGAAGTCGCTGCCTGCCTCGCTCGTACCCCGGCTGGTGCTCGTCGACGAACTGCCCACCCGCACCTCAGGCAAGGTGGACCGCGACGCGCTGCCGTGGCCACCGCCCGGGCAGCCCGAAGATGAGGCGCCCGAACTCGGCGGCACGCTGGGCTGGCTGGCCGGACTGTGGCGCGACGTGCTGGCCGCGCCTGTGGACGGGCCCGAGGCGGATTTCTTCGCGCTCGGCGGTGGCTCGCTGTCGGCGGCGCAACTCGTCGCCGCGCTGCGTCGGCGCTACCCGCACGTGACGGTCGCGGACCTGTACGACCACCCGCGGCTGGGATCGCTGGCCGGATTCCTCGACGAGCTCGTCGCGCCCCCACAGGTGCAGAACCGGCCTGTACAGCCGGTTCCGTTGCTGTCACAGGCTTTTCAGGTCGTGATGTCGCTTCCGCTGGCCACGCTGACCGGCCTGCAGTGGGTGGTGTGGCTGGCGCTGATCAACAACATCGCGGCGACCGTGAGCGACGCGTCGTGGCTGGTGCCCGTCGACTGGTGGTGGGTGGTCGGCGGGTTCGCACTGTTCGTCACGCCGCTCGGGCGGATGGGCATCGCAGTGTTGTGCGCCCGCATGTTGATCGGCTTTTTGAAGCCCGGCACGTATCGGCGCGGCGGTTCGGTGCACATGCGGGTCTGGCTCGCCGAACGGCTGGCCGATGCCAGCGGCGCCGAGAACCTGGCGGGTGCACCGTGGATTGTGTACTACGCGCGGGCGTTGGGTAACAGGGTCGGGAAGGGCGTCGACCTGCATTCGGCCCCTCCGGTGACCGGCATGCTCGCTCTGGGCCATCGCAGTTCCATCGAGCCGGAGGTGGACCTGACCGGGCATTGGATCGACGGCGACCACTTCCATATCGGCACCATCACCATCGGTAGCGACGCCACCATCGGCGCGCGCACGACCCTGTTCCCTGGCGCGACGGTAGGAAAGAACGCCGATGTCGCCGCGGGTTCCGGTGTGGTCGGCCGGGTGAAGAAGGGCCAGTACTGGAAGGGTTCACCCGCGGTGAAGTCCGGTAAGGCCCGCCACCCGTGGCCGCAGGAGCGGCCCCCGCGCGCGCCGGTCTGGGTGGTGGTCTACGGCATCACGTCAATGCTGTTGGGCGCGTTGCCTCTTGCCGCGCTGGCCTGTGGGCTGGCCGTCGTCGGTTGGGCGATCCGGGATTCCGCGTCGCTGACCGACGCCATCGTCCCGGCCATGATATGGACGCCGCTGGCGACGCTGGCCGCGCTGGTCGTGTACGCGGCGTTGACGGTCGTCGGGGTGCGATTGTTGTCGCTAGGACTGCGAGAGGGTTACCATCCGGTCCGCAGCCGTGTGGGTTGGCAGATCTGGGCGATTGAGCGACTCATGGACGCCGCGCGTCACTATCTGTTCGCCGTCTACGCCAGCCTTCTCACCCCCACCTGGCTGCGTCTGCTCGGCGCGAAAGTCGGCCGCGGCACAGAGATCTCGACGGCCCTGCTGACCCCGAAGTTTACCGTCATCGAGGACAGTGCATTCCTGGCTGACGACACCATGGTGGCGTCCTACGAGCTGGGCGGTGGCTGGATCCACGTCGCGAAAGCCACGATCGGCAAGCGCGCATTCCTCGGCAATTCCGGAATCGCGCAGCCCGGCCGCAAGGTGCCCGATGACGGGCTGGTGGCGGTGCTGTCGGCCGCGCCGCACAAGTCGAAGGCCGGCTCCTCGTGGCTTGGCAGTCCGCCGATCCGGTTGCGCCGCAAGCCGACCGCCGCGGACGCATTGCGGACGTTCCATCCCCCGCCGCGGCTGATGATCATGCGCGGCTTCGTCGAAACGTGCCGGCTGGTGCCGGTGATCGTCACATTCGCGATCGGGGTGAGCGTCCTCTTCGCGTTGCAGTTCCTGCTCGTGAGGTTCGGCCATCTGTGGGCGGCGGTCGGTAGCGGCGTGGTGCTGCTGGTCGCCGGGGCCATCGCCGGAACGATCGCGGTGATCGCGAAATGGCTTTTGGTCGGCCGTATCGGCGCCGTCGAACATCCGTTGTGGTCGGCGTTCGTCTGGCGCAACGAGGTGTCGGACACGTTCGTCGAGACGGTGGCCGCGCCGTGGTTCGCGCGGGCCGCCACCGGCACGCCGGTGATGAACCTGTGGCTGCGGGCACTGGGCGCCAAGGTCGGACGGGGCGTCTGGTGTGAGTCGTACTGGCTTCCCGAGGCGGACCTCGTCACGTTGGAGGAGGGCGCCACCGTCAACCGGGGCTGCGTCGTACAGACGCACCTGTTCCACGACCGCGTGATGCGGATGGATACCGTTGTGCTCGAAGCGGGTTCGACGCTGGGTCCGCATTGTGTGGCGCTGCCGGCGGCGCGCCTGGGTGCCGGCGCGACCGTCGGACCCGCGTCGTTGGTGATGCGTGGGGACGAGGTCCCACCGTCGACCCGCTGGCAGGGCAACCCGATCGCCCCGTGGAATGTGTTCCGCAAGAAGCGTGATGACTCCGCGGACCGCGCCGAGGAAACCGCCGCGTGA
- a CDS encoding M1 family metallopeptidase, which produces MTRSKKAAKKVAVIDPYLPHAGNFGYRVSRYGLDLEYKVAINRLSGTATITAVTLAALRTFTLDLSDALSVTKVSVNGRRPAAVRSSGGKLHIALSPSLPAGAAMEIVIRYSGTPRPVRSLWGEVGFEELTEGVLVAGQPNGAASWFPCDDHPSSKASYRIQISTENPYRAIANGELKSQRTRAAMTTWTYELAEPTSTYLITLQIGIYESYRLQKGPVPIHAALPARLKRTFDHDFGRQPEMMRLFVKRFGPYPLSTGYTVVVTDDDLEIPLEAQGISIFGANHCDGERGSERLIAHELAHQWFGNSVTARRWRDIWLHEGFACYAEWLWSEESGGRTADECARHYHRRLADSPQDLLLSDPGARDMFDERVYKRGALTLHAVRGVIGDDNFFTLLRDWTKRHRHSTAVTDDFTGLAANYADVSLRPLWDAWLYSTDVPPL; this is translated from the coding sequence GTGACCCGGTCAAAGAAGGCTGCCAAGAAGGTTGCCGTCATCGATCCGTATCTGCCGCATGCGGGCAACTTCGGCTATCGAGTCTCGCGCTACGGACTCGACCTCGAATACAAGGTCGCGATCAACCGCCTTTCCGGGACCGCGACGATCACCGCCGTCACGTTGGCGGCACTGCGGACGTTCACGCTGGATCTGTCCGATGCGCTGAGCGTGACGAAGGTGTCGGTGAACGGACGGCGACCCGCGGCAGTCCGGAGTTCGGGCGGCAAGCTGCACATCGCGCTGTCGCCGTCACTGCCCGCCGGCGCGGCGATGGAGATCGTGATCCGCTACAGCGGCACCCCGCGGCCGGTTCGATCCCTCTGGGGCGAAGTCGGATTCGAGGAACTGACCGAAGGTGTGCTGGTGGCGGGCCAGCCTAACGGCGCCGCGTCGTGGTTCCCCTGCGACGACCATCCCAGCTCGAAGGCCAGCTACAGAATCCAGATCAGCACCGAGAACCCATATCGCGCGATCGCCAACGGCGAGCTGAAGTCGCAGCGGACCCGCGCGGCGATGACGACGTGGACCTACGAGCTGGCCGAGCCGACGTCGACGTATCTCATCACGCTGCAGATCGGCATCTACGAGTCGTATCGGCTGCAGAAGGGACCGGTGCCGATACATGCCGCGCTGCCGGCCCGGCTGAAGCGGACGTTCGACCATGACTTCGGTAGGCAGCCGGAGATGATGAGGCTGTTCGTCAAGCGGTTCGGACCGTACCCGCTGTCGACCGGATACACCGTCGTCGTCACCGATGACGACTTGGAGATACCGCTTGAGGCGCAGGGTATTTCGATCTTCGGTGCCAACCACTGCGACGGCGAGCGGGGATCGGAACGGCTGATCGCCCACGAGTTGGCGCACCAGTGGTTCGGTAACTCGGTGACCGCGCGGCGCTGGCGCGACATCTGGCTACACGAGGGCTTCGCCTGCTATGCCGAATGGCTGTGGTCGGAGGAATCCGGCGGTCGGACGGCCGACGAATGTGCCCGCCACTACCATCGGCGGCTCGCCGACTCACCTCAAGATCTGCTGCTGTCCGACCCCGGCGCGCGGGACATGTTCGACGAGCGCGTGTACAAACGGGGCGCGCTGACCCTGCATGCTGTGCGCGGCGTCATCGGCGACGACAACTTCTTCACGCTGCTGCGGGATTGGACGAAACGGCACCGTCATTCGACGGCGGTGACCGACGACTTCACCGGCCTTGCGGCCAATTATGCGGATGTGTCGTTGCGCCCGTTGTGGGACGCGTGGCTGTATTCCACGGACGTGCCACCGCTGTGA